From Streptomyces cyaneogriseus subsp. noncyanogenus, the proteins below share one genomic window:
- a CDS encoding type I restriction-modification system subunit M/S, with product MEGRDAHSPAAEVVDRLWRAYVPFQRGRNTDHDLTAMLVILVLARFIDSVNDPGDELVKRWSRAVAEARIGYPPLRDLNDALFIASRQDRFPVLAPWNPESVFADKDAENLPWVAAFLVALQQPPTAVEAGFEEVTDLLLERYVAESTAQTGEYYTPRTLTRLLAECLSPQPGDRVVDPACGTGGVLAAAARHIAQQGHVGGASFEGYALDHRNHHLAMLNLALHGIDRPLVRASEPGALFRNPGNGMAELVLCNPPFNQRVQGLEHLDWPFGPPPESNANFAWIQLAWRRLSKKGKAALIMPSGAASARGRAAEIRKAILTEGALLAVVALPAGLFSHTTVPVHLWLLARDKARHVPAGETESVLFIDASQLGTQAPRRACELFPADRDRISGRFHAWLRSPGETPDEPGFSCSVSYDEILENEGCPLDPRLYVTPAREQPTAALDTRHLLDHLVHCAESTAGKTAHLCKSFDRSERVARGETEAPRVPLRHLLEGTAEGLLEAPGLLLAGPSGSLIRADHYVDIGGVPVVMPKDLTGSGFSTANIRYISERQAMGLERFRLRPGDVVLARRGELGRAAVVREEQNGWVCGTGCFLLRPPAGLDADYFAAYLRGTEARTWLEAHSTGSMKMKTISLDMLRKLPVVLPSLATQQAIADTMKRLDEHERLLREQLALTQRIRHDALDGGIVPTP from the coding sequence ATGGAGGGCAGGGATGCCCACAGCCCCGCTGCAGAGGTCGTCGACCGGCTGTGGCGGGCGTACGTCCCCTTTCAGCGGGGCCGGAACACAGACCACGACTTGACCGCGATGCTCGTCATCTTGGTGCTCGCAAGATTCATTGACTCTGTGAACGACCCAGGTGACGAACTGGTCAAACGGTGGTCCCGAGCCGTTGCGGAGGCACGCATCGGGTATCCACCGCTGAGGGACCTGAATGACGCACTGTTCATCGCTTCCAGGCAAGACCGCTTTCCGGTGCTCGCACCCTGGAATCCTGAGAGTGTGTTCGCCGACAAGGATGCGGAGAATTTGCCATGGGTGGCGGCCTTCCTTGTCGCGCTCCAACAGCCCCCCACAGCCGTGGAGGCCGGATTCGAAGAGGTCACCGACCTGCTCCTGGAGCGATACGTCGCGGAGAGCACCGCTCAGACGGGCGAGTACTACACCCCGCGCACGCTCACGCGACTGCTCGCGGAATGCTTGTCCCCCCAGCCCGGCGATCGTGTAGTCGATCCCGCCTGCGGCACCGGGGGGGTCCTCGCAGCCGCCGCGCGGCACATCGCACAGCAGGGACATGTTGGCGGTGCGTCGTTCGAGGGTTACGCCCTGGATCACCGTAACCACCACCTGGCCATGCTGAACCTGGCCCTGCACGGGATCGACCGGCCCCTGGTACGTGCCTCCGAACCCGGGGCACTCTTCCGGAACCCGGGCAACGGCATGGCCGAACTAGTGTTGTGCAACCCGCCGTTCAACCAGCGCGTCCAAGGTCTGGAGCACCTCGACTGGCCTTTCGGCCCACCCCCCGAGTCGAACGCGAACTTCGCCTGGATCCAACTCGCGTGGAGGAGACTCAGCAAGAAAGGGAAGGCGGCCCTGATCATGCCGTCGGGCGCCGCGTCTGCACGCGGTCGCGCGGCGGAGATCCGTAAGGCGATATTGACCGAAGGAGCACTCCTCGCCGTTGTCGCCCTACCAGCCGGTCTTTTCTCCCACACGACGGTCCCTGTGCACCTCTGGCTACTCGCCCGTGACAAAGCCCGCCACGTCCCCGCTGGTGAGACCGAGTCCGTCCTTTTCATCGACGCTAGTCAACTCGGCACGCAGGCCCCGCGCCGAGCGTGTGAGCTCTTCCCGGCGGACAGGGACCGTATCAGCGGCCGGTTCCACGCCTGGCTGCGGTCTCCCGGCGAGACCCCCGACGAACCCGGATTCTCCTGCTCGGTTTCGTATGACGAGATCCTTGAGAACGAGGGCTGCCCCCTTGACCCCCGGCTGTACGTGACGCCTGCCCGGGAACAGCCAACCGCGGCGCTGGACACACGCCACCTGCTCGACCATCTAGTGCATTGTGCCGAATCGACAGCTGGCAAGACTGCCCACCTCTGCAAGAGCTTCGACCGGAGCGAGCGGGTGGCGCGTGGCGAGACGGAGGCCCCGCGCGTGCCGCTCCGACACTTGTTGGAGGGCACCGCAGAAGGGCTACTCGAAGCCCCGGGCCTGCTGCTCGCGGGACCGTCGGGAAGTCTGATCCGCGCCGACCACTACGTCGACATCGGCGGCGTCCCGGTGGTGATGCCCAAAGACCTGACCGGAAGTGGCTTCAGCACGGCGAACATCCGGTACATCAGTGAGCGACAGGCCATGGGGCTGGAGCGCTTCCGCCTCCGCCCCGGCGATGTCGTCCTGGCACGCCGAGGAGAGCTGGGACGAGCCGCCGTCGTCCGTGAGGAGCAGAATGGCTGGGTATGCGGCACAGGGTGCTTCCTGCTGCGCCCTCCCGCCGGTCTCGACGCCGACTACTTCGCCGCCTACCTGCGAGGTACAGAGGCACGTACGTGGCTGGAGGCTCACTCCACGGGGAGCATGAAGATGAAGACCATCTCCCTTGACATGCTCCGTAAGCTGCCCGTGGTACTGCCCAGCCTTGCCACCCAGCAGGCGATCGCTGACACCATGAAGCGCTTGGACGAACATGAGCGCCTGCTGCGCGAACAACTCGCCCTGACGCAACGCATTCGTCATGACGCGCTGGACGGAGGCATCGTCCCCACGCCATAA
- a CDS encoding LysR family transcriptional regulator → MVMTSDVHVRDLRYFLAVAEELHFTRAAERLYVSQPALSKQIRALERQLGTELFRRDRRGVRLTEAGSALLPHARRVVDAWTEGAAAVAAVRAARRGTLVVGMSTSPGRGGLLPAIRSRFTTAHPHVAVRLRQVGWDDPTAGLADGGADLAFVWLPLPEAHRYAWTVVAEEPRLAALPAAHPLAARAELDFADLADEPFLALPPSAGVLRDFWLATAERAGRAPRVGAEISGTEETYEALVAGLGVCLVAAGNAPLITLGGVVTRPVRGLSPSRYVLAWRREDGERALVRDYARAARDVVAAGARAGSADSWTASLRIATVEP, encoded by the coding sequence ATGGTTATGACGAGTGACGTGCATGTGCGGGACCTGCGCTACTTCCTGGCCGTCGCCGAGGAGTTGCACTTCACGCGCGCGGCCGAGCGGCTGTACGTCTCCCAGCCCGCGCTGAGCAAGCAGATCCGGGCCCTGGAGCGGCAGTTGGGCACCGAGCTGTTCCGGCGCGACCGGCGGGGCGTCCGCCTGACCGAGGCGGGCAGCGCCCTGCTGCCGCACGCCCGCCGGGTGGTGGACGCCTGGACGGAGGGGGCGGCGGCGGTGGCGGCGGTCCGGGCGGCGCGGCGCGGCACCCTGGTGGTCGGCATGAGCACCAGCCCCGGCCGTGGCGGCCTGCTCCCGGCGATCCGCTCCCGCTTCACGACCGCACATCCTCATGTCGCCGTCCGGCTGCGTCAGGTGGGCTGGGACGACCCGACAGCGGGCCTGGCCGACGGCGGGGCGGACCTCGCCTTCGTCTGGCTGCCGCTGCCCGAGGCCCACCGCTACGCCTGGACGGTGGTGGCGGAGGAACCCCGTCTGGCCGCCCTGCCCGCCGCCCACCCCCTCGCGGCCCGTGCCGAGCTCGACTTCGCCGATCTGGCGGACGAGCCGTTCCTCGCCCTGCCGCCGAGTGCGGGCGTGCTGCGCGACTTCTGGCTCGCGACCGCCGAACGCGCCGGGCGTGCGCCCCGGGTCGGCGCGGAGATCTCGGGCACGGAGGAGACGTACGAGGCCCTGGTCGCGGGGCTGGGCGTCTGCCTGGTCGCGGCGGGGAACGCGCCGCTGATCACCCTGGGCGGTGTCGTCACCCGGCCGGTGCGGGGGCTGTCGCCCAGCCGGTACGTGCTGGCGTGGCGGCGCGAGGACGGGGAGCGGGCGCTGGTGAGGGACTACGCACGGGCGGCCCGGGACGTGGTGGCGGCCGGGGCGCGGGCGGGGTCCGCCGACTCATGGACCGCCTCCCTCCGAATCGCTACCGTCGAGCCATGA
- a CDS encoding DUF4190 domain-containing protein gives MSIPPPPGPPQPHGPYGPCAQGPYPAQPQPVWGPGPGPYGAPAAVNGVAIAAFVLGLLCFLPAVGLVLGLVALRQIKRRGQRGKGFAVAGAALSAAGLALWTVSLATGAVTAFWDGVRDAARGGGTAYSLAEGECFDAPGGSLEGFAYDVDEVSCAAPHHGEVFAAFDLPAGSYPGEDTVARAAEDRCYTLRDGYAMDAWAVPGDVDVYYFAPTRQSWRTGDREVACLFGSTRTGGVLTGSLRTDETTLDGHQLAYLRAEQVLDRALDLEPDTEYVEDDLPGHREWAGRMAEALAERSERLRGHAWPAAARQPVAGLAGELETAREEWERAAGASDADTFYEHYEKGYDLIDPERAVGAREALGLATTPPSYEEDGGSEGGGSGGGGAAEEAGGMEV, from the coding sequence GTGTCCATACCTCCGCCCCCCGGGCCCCCTCAGCCCCACGGCCCCTACGGGCCCTGTGCGCAGGGGCCGTACCCCGCACAGCCGCAGCCGGTCTGGGGCCCCGGACCCGGCCCGTACGGCGCTCCGGCGGCCGTCAACGGCGTCGCGATCGCCGCGTTCGTCCTCGGCCTGCTCTGCTTCCTGCCCGCTGTCGGGCTGGTCCTCGGGCTGGTGGCGCTGCGTCAGATCAAGCGGCGGGGCCAGCGCGGCAAGGGCTTCGCCGTGGCCGGGGCCGCGCTGTCCGCGGCCGGACTGGCGCTGTGGACGGTGTCGCTCGCCACCGGGGCCGTGACCGCGTTCTGGGACGGCGTCCGGGACGCCGCGCGGGGCGGGGGCACCGCCTACTCGCTGGCCGAGGGGGAGTGCTTCGACGCCCCCGGCGGCTCCCTAGAGGGCTTCGCCTACGACGTGGACGAGGTGTCCTGCGCGGCCCCCCACCACGGCGAGGTGTTCGCCGCCTTCGACCTGCCGGCCGGTTCCTACCCCGGCGAGGACACGGTCGCCCGGGCCGCCGAGGACCGGTGTTACACGCTGCGGGACGGCTACGCGATGGACGCCTGGGCCGTGCCCGGGGACGTCGACGTCTACTACTTCGCGCCGACCCGGCAGAGCTGGCGCACCGGCGACCGGGAAGTCGCCTGCCTCTTCGGCAGCACGCGGACGGGGGGCGTCCTCACGGGGTCCCTGCGCACCGACGAGACGACCCTGGACGGCCACCAGCTCGCGTACTTGCGGGCCGAGCAGGTCCTCGACCGGGCGCTGGACCTCGAACCCGACACCGAGTACGTCGAGGACGACCTGCCCGGGCACCGGGAGTGGGCCGGGCGGATGGCCGAGGCCCTGGCGGAGCGGTCGGAGAGGCTGCGCGGGCACGCCTGGCCCGCCGCCGCGCGGCAGCCGGTCGCCGGGCTGGCCGGGGAACTGGAGACCGCCCGCGAGGAGTGGGAGCGGGCGGCCGGGGCTTCCGACGCCGACACCTTCTACGAGCACTACGAGAAGGGGTACGACCTCATCGACCCCGAGCGCGCGGTCGGCGCCCGCGAGGCCCTCGGCCTGGCCACCACCCCGCCGTCGTACGAGGAGGACGGCGGCTCGGAAGGCGGCGGCTCGGGGGGCGGTGGAGCCGCGGAGGAGGCCGGCGGCATGGAGGTGTGA
- a CDS encoding GntR family transcriptional regulator, with amino-acid sequence MTFGEQPAYLRVAGDLRKKIVDGLLPPHTRLPSQARIREEYGVSDTVALEARKVLMAEGLVEGRSGSGTYVRERPVPRRIARSGYRPADGSTPFRQEQADAGVRGTWESRSEQAEACAAVAERLAIEPGDPVMRTRYVFREGGEAMMLSTSWEPLALTGRTPVMLPEEGPLGGMGVVERMAAIDVVVDNVTEEVGARPGLAEELLALGGVPGHVVLVVQRTFYASGRPVETADVVIPADRYRVAYHLPVK; translated from the coding sequence GTGACATTCGGTGAGCAGCCGGCGTACCTGCGTGTCGCGGGTGATCTCCGCAAGAAGATCGTCGACGGCCTCCTCCCGCCGCACACCCGGCTCCCCTCCCAGGCCCGGATCCGCGAGGAGTACGGCGTCTCCGACACCGTCGCCCTGGAGGCGCGCAAGGTGCTCATGGCGGAGGGCCTGGTCGAGGGCCGCTCCGGCTCGGGGACCTATGTGCGCGAGCGGCCCGTGCCCCGCCGCATCGCCCGCTCCGGATACCGGCCGGCGGACGGCTCCACGCCCTTCCGCCAGGAGCAGGCCGACGCCGGGGTGCGGGGCACCTGGGAGTCGCGCAGCGAGCAGGCCGAGGCGTGCGCCGCCGTCGCCGAGCGGCTGGCCATCGAGCCGGGCGACCCGGTGATGCGCACCAGGTACGTCTTCCGCGAGGGCGGCGAGGCGATGATGCTCTCCACCTCCTGGGAGCCGCTGGCCCTGACCGGGCGCACGCCCGTGATGCTGCCCGAGGAGGGGCCGCTCGGCGGCATGGGCGTGGTCGAGCGCATGGCCGCCATCGACGTCGTCGTGGACAACGTCACCGAGGAGGTCGGCGCCCGCCCCGGCCTCGCCGAGGAGCTGCTCGCCCTGGGCGGCGTCCCCGGCCATGTCGTGCTGGTCGTCCAGCGCACCTTCTACGCCTCGGGCCGCCCGGTGGAGACGGCCGACGTGGTGATCCCCGCGGACCGGTACCGGGTGGCGTACCACCTGCCGGTGAAGTAG
- a CDS encoding (deoxy)nucleoside triphosphate pyrophosphohydrolase has protein sequence MTVRIVVGAALFDGGRLLAARRSAPAELAGRWELPGGKVETGETPEAALVRELREELGVEAEAGERIPGEWPLKAPYVLHVWTARLLPGSTGPAPLQDHDALRWLPPADVWEVPWLDQDVPAVRRTLAHLGLEAAPGG, from the coding sequence ATGACGGTACGGATCGTGGTCGGCGCCGCCCTGTTCGACGGCGGGCGCCTGCTCGCCGCGCGCCGCAGTGCGCCGGCGGAGCTGGCCGGACGCTGGGAGCTGCCCGGCGGCAAGGTCGAGACGGGCGAGACGCCGGAGGCGGCGCTCGTGCGCGAACTGCGCGAGGAACTGGGCGTCGAGGCCGAGGCCGGTGAGCGGATCCCGGGGGAGTGGCCGCTGAAGGCCCCCTACGTCCTGCACGTGTGGACGGCCCGCCTGCTGCCCGGCTCCACCGGTCCCGCCCCGTTGCAGGACCACGACGCGCTGCGCTGGCTCCCGCCCGCCGACGTCTGGGAGGTGCCCTGGCTCGACCAGGACGTGCCGGCCGTGCGGCGGACACTGGCGCACCTCGGACTGGAAGCGGCGCCCGGCGGCTGA
- a CDS encoding S8 family peptidase — translation MTVMRHTRRRLAAIGAATTAALAASLVAALPAGAAPAAAEGRIQYEDAANAVAGSYIVTLRTEKAGSAEGRAVPKKYGADIERTYTKALNGYAIEASEAEAKRLAADPAVASVVQDRTFTITGTQPSPPSWGLDRIDQRNLPLNSSYTYPDSAGQGVTAYVIDTGVRITHADFGGRASYGYDAVDNDNTAQDGNGHGTHVAGTVAGTAYGVAKKARVVGVRVLNNSGSGTTAQVVAGIDWVARNAVKPAVANMSLGGGADTALDTAVRNAVASGVTFAVAAGNESTNASTRSPARVTEAITVGATTSGDARASYSNYGTVLDLFAPGSSITSAWHTGDSATNTISGTSMASPHVAGAAALHLADNPTATPAQVSSALTSAATTGVVTNPGTGSPNRLLYAGGGTTTPPGPRFENTGDYAIGDNTTVESPVTVSGVAGNAPSALAVEVHIAHTYIGDLQVQLIAPDGTAYTLKSYGTGGSADNIDTTYTVDASAEVASGTWKLRVGDNAAQDTGRIDAWALQF, via the coding sequence ATGACCGTGATGCGTCACACCCGCCGAAGACTGGCCGCGATCGGCGCCGCGACCACCGCCGCGCTCGCCGCGAGCCTCGTCGCCGCCCTCCCCGCGGGCGCCGCCCCGGCCGCCGCGGAAGGCCGGATCCAGTACGAGGACGCCGCGAACGCCGTCGCCGGCAGCTACATCGTCACCCTCAGGACCGAGAAGGCCGGTTCCGCCGAGGGCCGGGCGGTGCCGAAGAAGTACGGCGCGGACATCGAGCGCACGTACACCAAGGCCCTCAACGGCTACGCGATCGAGGCGTCCGAGGCCGAGGCGAAGCGTCTGGCCGCCGACCCGGCCGTCGCCTCCGTCGTCCAGGACCGCACCTTCACCATCACCGGCACCCAGCCGAGCCCGCCCTCCTGGGGCCTGGACCGGATCGATCAGCGGAACCTGCCGCTGAACAGCTCGTACACCTACCCGGACTCGGCCGGGCAGGGCGTGACGGCCTACGTCATCGACACCGGCGTCCGCATCACCCACGCCGACTTCGGCGGCCGGGCCTCCTACGGCTACGACGCCGTCGACAACGACAACACCGCCCAGGACGGCAACGGCCACGGCACCCACGTCGCCGGCACGGTCGCGGGCACCGCCTACGGCGTCGCCAAGAAGGCCAGGGTCGTCGGCGTCCGGGTGCTGAACAACTCCGGCTCCGGCACCACCGCCCAGGTCGTCGCCGGCATCGACTGGGTGGCCCGCAACGCGGTCAAGCCGGCCGTCGCCAACATGTCCCTGGGCGGCGGCGCCGACACCGCGCTCGACACCGCCGTCCGCAACGCCGTCGCCTCCGGCGTCACCTTCGCCGTCGCGGCCGGCAACGAGTCCACCAACGCCTCCACCCGGTCGCCCGCCCGCGTCACCGAGGCGATCACCGTCGGCGCCACCACGTCGGGCGACGCGCGCGCGAGCTACTCCAACTACGGCACCGTCCTGGACCTGTTCGCCCCGGGCTCCTCCATCACCTCCGCGTGGCACACCGGCGACTCGGCCACCAACACCATCTCCGGCACGTCCATGGCGAGCCCGCACGTCGCCGGGGCCGCCGCCCTCCACCTGGCCGACAACCCCACGGCCACCCCCGCCCAGGTCTCCTCCGCGCTGACCTCCGCCGCCACCACCGGCGTCGTCACCAACCCGGGCACCGGCTCACCCAACCGGCTGCTGTACGCCGGCGGCGGTACGACCACCCCGCCCGGCCCGCGCTTCGAGAACACCGGCGACTACGCGATCGGCGACAACACCACCGTCGAGTCCCCGGTGACCGTCTCCGGCGTCGCGGGCAACGCGCCCTCGGCACTGGCCGTCGAGGTGCACATCGCGCACACCTACATCGGCGACCTCCAGGTGCAGCTGATCGCCCCCGACGGCACGGCGTACACGCTGAAGTCGTACGGCACCGGCGGCAGCGCGGACAACATCGACACCACGTACACCGTGGACGCGTCCGCCGAGGTCGCGAGCGGCACCTGGAAGCTCAGGGTCGGTGACAACGCGGCCCAGGACACCGGCCGCATCGACGCCTGGGCGCTTCAGTTCTGA
- a CDS encoding WXG100 family type VII secretion target, with protein sequence MGDHFKVEVNDLDRLIKELHNSQDNMRKAINALKDVGPKSTGSEALDNACDEFHDSWDNAIKKIADGTQAIEERLKQTKNNYEQTEQAIRDAFTQAENRKPTPAPGPSPSPAGAR encoded by the coding sequence GTGGGTGATCACTTCAAGGTCGAGGTCAACGACCTCGACCGGCTCATCAAAGAGCTGCACAACAGTCAGGACAACATGCGCAAGGCCATCAACGCCCTGAAGGACGTGGGGCCGAAGAGCACGGGCAGCGAGGCGCTGGACAACGCCTGCGACGAGTTCCACGACTCCTGGGACAACGCGATCAAGAAGATCGCGGACGGCACCCAGGCCATCGAGGAGCGGCTCAAGCAGACCAAAAACAACTACGAACAGACCGAGCAGGCGATCCGCGACGCCTTCACGCAGGCGGAGAACAGGAAGCCCACGCCCGCTCCCGGACCCTCCCCGTCCCCGGCGGGTGCGCGATGA
- a CDS encoding putative T7SS-secreted protein, translated as MSGPQEFPAIGFNPAPGKVESVDDLVTKLNSALTGLDNAHQILSSLRGEGGGRAWEGEAAKAFADKVGDLPRYVGNSRDAIRSASSQLKSWHGMLTGYQSKAREYETQAASVKQREKTFRGEYDSAVNAYNQAAADPAFRLAGTYYTDQAALQDAQAKIDAANARLKKAGETVDSAKTKLEGAIDEFEAIVKRAKELLEEHQAEARKVAGTIRKATDGAPNPGIWEGLADAFTRLGHSIQNWCTKHADLLKKIGDWLSIASTAMGVLSLLTLWCPPLSGAFALAGGALSLGALATHGAAKLGGADVSAMDLVGDALGVVPLGKLATTATAGVKVAMKTAKNGVQMIDRVRKIEALTEAGYDAARLQGKSLFGLGREYAEGSMKFTTSGFGNRMKMAWDNHVLDNMGASLKERGLSKVVEWAPQSVKDSLRGAIRADGTLDPMSWWSRGTQIAGQAPGIALGVYNAFTGSDAPAAGKL; from the coding sequence ATGAGCGGCCCGCAGGAGTTCCCCGCGATCGGATTCAACCCCGCGCCCGGCAAGGTCGAGAGCGTCGACGACCTCGTCACCAAGCTCAACAGCGCGCTGACCGGCCTGGACAACGCCCACCAGATCCTGAGCTCGCTGCGCGGCGAGGGCGGCGGACGGGCCTGGGAGGGCGAGGCCGCCAAGGCGTTCGCCGACAAGGTCGGTGACCTGCCCCGGTACGTGGGCAACAGCCGCGACGCCATCCGCTCGGCCTCGTCCCAGCTCAAGTCCTGGCACGGCATGCTCACCGGCTACCAGTCCAAGGCGCGGGAGTACGAGACCCAGGCGGCCTCGGTCAAGCAGCGCGAGAAGACCTTCCGCGGCGAGTACGACAGCGCCGTCAACGCCTACAACCAGGCGGCGGCGGACCCCGCGTTCCGCCTCGCCGGGACGTACTACACCGACCAGGCCGCGCTCCAGGACGCCCAGGCCAAGATCGACGCGGCCAACGCCCGGCTGAAGAAGGCCGGCGAGACCGTCGACTCGGCGAAGACCAAACTCGAGGGCGCCATCGACGAGTTCGAGGCCATCGTCAAGCGCGCGAAGGAACTGCTGGAGGAGCACCAGGCGGAGGCCCGCAAGGTGGCCGGCACGATCCGGAAGGCGACCGACGGCGCACCCAACCCGGGGATCTGGGAGGGGCTGGCCGACGCCTTCACCCGCCTCGGGCACAGCATCCAGAACTGGTGCACCAAACACGCCGACCTGCTGAAGAAGATCGGCGACTGGCTGAGCATCGCCTCGACCGCCATGGGCGTGCTCTCGCTGCTCACCCTCTGGTGTCCCCCGCTCTCGGGCGCCTTCGCCCTCGCCGGCGGCGCCCTGTCGCTGGGCGCCCTGGCCACCCACGGAGCCGCGAAGCTCGGCGGGGCCGATGTGAGCGCGATGGATCTCGTGGGTGACGCGCTGGGCGTCGTACCGCTCGGAAAGCTGGCCACGACCGCGACGGCGGGCGTCAAGGTCGCCATGAAGACGGCGAAGAACGGCGTCCAGATGATCGACCGGGTCAGGAAGATCGAGGCGCTGACCGAGGCGGGGTACGACGCCGCCAGGCTCCAGGGGAAGTCCCTGTTCGGCCTGGGGCGGGAGTACGCCGAGGGCAGCATGAAGTTCACCACCTCCGGCTTCGGCAACCGCATGAAGATGGCCTGGGACAACCACGTGCTGGACAACATGGGCGCCTCGCTCAAGGAGCGCGGTCTCAGCAAGGTCGTCGAGTGGGCTCCGCAGAGCGTCAAGGACTCCTTGCGGGGCGCCATTCGCGCCGACGGCACGCTCGACCCGATGTCCTGGTGGTCCCGCGGCACCCAGATCGCCGGCCAGGCGCCCGGTATCGCCCTCGGCGTGTACAACGCCTTCACGGGCTCCGACGCCCCCGCCGCCGGGAAGCTCTGA
- a CDS encoding SDR family NAD(P)-dependent oxidoreductase produces MNKVWLVTGASSGFGRAIAEAALADGDVVVGAVRRPEVLDDLVAAHPDQMEALRLDVADTAAAEAAVGDVVARHGRIDVLVNNAGRTHVGAFEETTEEELRALFDVHVFGPAALVRAALPHLRARRSGAIVQMSSMGGQMSFAGFSAYSGTKFALEGMSEGLADEVREFGIKVLIVEPGAFRTGLFGSGRAGLSADSGVYPKVRETRDLVTGGDGGQPGDPAKAAALILAALEDENTPLRLPLGDDGVGAVLGHLDQVRQDIAPWEKRARATGFDD; encoded by the coding sequence ATGAACAAGGTGTGGCTGGTGACCGGGGCGAGCAGCGGGTTCGGGCGGGCGATCGCCGAGGCGGCCCTGGCCGACGGGGACGTGGTGGTGGGCGCGGTGCGGCGGCCCGAGGTGCTGGACGACCTGGTGGCCGCCCACCCCGACCAGATGGAGGCGCTGCGCCTGGACGTGGCCGACACGGCCGCCGCCGAGGCCGCGGTGGGCGACGTGGTGGCCCGCCACGGGCGGATCGACGTCCTGGTGAACAACGCGGGGCGCACCCATGTGGGCGCGTTCGAGGAGACCACGGAGGAGGAGCTGCGCGCCCTGTTCGACGTGCACGTCTTCGGTCCCGCCGCGCTGGTGCGCGCCGCGCTGCCGCACCTGCGCGCGCGGCGTTCGGGCGCGATCGTGCAGATGAGCAGCATGGGCGGGCAGATGTCCTTCGCGGGCTTCTCGGCGTACAGCGGGACGAAGTTCGCGCTGGAGGGCATGTCCGAGGGGCTCGCGGACGAGGTCCGGGAGTTCGGGATCAAGGTGCTGATCGTCGAGCCGGGCGCCTTCCGCACCGGTCTGTTCGGGTCCGGCCGGGCCGGGCTCAGCGCGGACAGCGGCGTCTACCCCAAGGTGCGCGAGACCCGGGACCTCGTGACCGGCGGCGACGGCGGCCAGCCGGGCGACCCCGCCAAGGCCGCCGCCCTCATCCTGGCCGCCCTGGAGGACGAGAACACCCCGCTGCGCCTGCCGCTGGGCGACGACGGTGTCGGCGCGGTCCTCGGCCACCTCGACCAGGTCAGGCAGGACATCGCCCCCTGGGAGAAGCGGGCGCGCGCCACCGGCTTCGACGACTGA
- a CDS encoding ATP-binding protein — MGVTDIGDDCVEWSFPAEPGAVRAARSLVRGQLRRWGLECMGDIAALLVSELVTNALRHATGPIGLRLVAPCAGDGVLRVEVSDSLPEMPRERVARPEDEGGRGLQLVASSSRRWGTRPREVGKTVWFELTVPGRRTDA, encoded by the coding sequence ATGGGCGTGACCGACATCGGCGACGACTGCGTCGAGTGGTCCTTTCCCGCGGAACCGGGTGCCGTACGGGCCGCCCGGTCCCTGGTCCGCGGCCAACTGCGCAGGTGGGGCCTGGAGTGCATGGGCGACATCGCCGCCCTGCTGGTCAGCGAGCTGGTCACCAACGCCCTGCGGCACGCCACCGGCCCCATCGGCCTCCGCCTCGTCGCGCCCTGCGCCGGGGACGGCGTGCTGCGCGTGGAGGTCTCCGACTCGCTCCCCGAGATGCCCCGCGAACGGGTCGCCCGCCCCGAGGACGAGGGCGGACGCGGCCTGCAACTGGTGGCCTCCTCCAGCCGCCGCTGGGGTACCCGCCCCAGGGAGGTGGGTAAGACGGTGTGGTTCGAGCTCACCGTGCCGGGGCGGCGCACGGATGCCTGA